A single Streptomyces sp. 2114.4 DNA region contains:
- a CDS encoding SigE family RNA polymerase sigma factor encodes MTVEEFEEFYAQTVARLTGQLYVMLGDQHEAQDVVQEAFARGWSRRRQLDRNGQPEAWIRTVAWRLAVSRWRVRRRAADAWQRSGAPPHVEGPGPESVALVAALRQLPANQRRTMTLHYVCDLTVEQIALETGLSASTVKTHLVRGRTALSLRLQDPRIEEAPGA; translated from the coding sequence TTGACCGTCGAGGAGTTCGAAGAGTTTTACGCGCAGACGGTCGCCCGGCTGACCGGGCAGCTGTACGTGATGCTCGGCGATCAGCACGAGGCGCAGGACGTGGTGCAGGAGGCGTTCGCCAGGGGCTGGAGCCGGCGGCGTCAGCTCGACCGGAACGGTCAGCCCGAGGCCTGGATCCGTACGGTCGCGTGGCGCCTGGCGGTGAGCCGGTGGCGCGTACGGCGCCGTGCCGCGGATGCCTGGCAGCGCAGCGGCGCCCCGCCGCATGTCGAGGGCCCCGGGCCCGAATCGGTGGCCTTGGTGGCGGCGCTGCGGCAACTGCCCGCCAATCAGCGGCGGACCATGACGCTGCACTACGTGTGCGACCTGACCGTGGAGCAGATCGCCCTCGAGACCGGGCTGTCCGCCAGCACCGTCAAGACCCATCTGGTCAGGGGCCGGACGGCACTCTCCCTTCGTCTGCAGGACCCGCGTATTGAGGAGGCACCCGGTGCCTGA
- a CDS encoding lanthionine synthetase C family protein produces MTGTPHGLCDTASAVAHRVAGLLSTPEQVAGAARDACAALPPPLRQSGWQPASLLTGHPGIALLHTRCARDDDRYAALGHSHLAAAVAAATEAGPAAVGDLLLPARLHANAHGGYTRLLARCAEVHAAYVRARVAQLVARRREHGPGLAYGDYDAIAGLAGEGRSLLLAADHGDERCVPALDDVLQFLVGISHPVRLDGPGHPGHPGRPGHPRRSGHPVEEDGIQVPGWWCAPDRYLVPRDRQEFPRGDFNVGVAHGICGPLALLSLAHRSGHRVPGIPDAIRRMADWVRSIGYTDGHGMQWPGRVAFPGRPGEPSRRRSSAQAGARSREGWCYGTSGIAWSLHLAGQALGDHRMTALAEEAIGALALRGHDGPASDDPGLCHGRAGVLHTTVRMAAATGRPALWAAADALARELIAKFDERTPFGYTQVLPPAPSQSASSQSAAHRVHHPGLLDGATGIALVLADYADARRGAAPAERNGWDAALLMG; encoded by the coding sequence ATGACCGGGACACCCCACGGTCTGTGCGACACGGCGTCGGCCGTCGCCCACCGCGTCGCCGGCCTGCTGAGCACACCGGAGCAGGTGGCCGGCGCCGCCCGCGACGCCTGCGCCGCGCTGCCTCCCCCGCTGCGGCAGTCCGGCTGGCAGCCCGCCTCGCTGCTGACCGGACACCCCGGCATCGCGCTGCTGCACACCCGGTGCGCCCGCGACGACGACCGGTACGCGGCCCTCGGGCACTCCCATCTCGCGGCGGCCGTGGCGGCGGCCACCGAGGCCGGCCCGGCCGCCGTCGGCGACCTGCTGCTGCCCGCGCGGCTGCACGCGAACGCACACGGCGGATACACCCGGCTGCTGGCACGCTGCGCCGAGGTCCATGCCGCCTACGTCCGGGCCCGGGTCGCCCAGCTCGTCGCACGACGGCGGGAACACGGCCCCGGACTGGCGTACGGCGACTACGACGCGATCGCGGGCCTGGCGGGAGAGGGGCGCAGCCTCCTGCTGGCGGCCGACCACGGCGACGAGCGGTGCGTACCGGCCCTCGACGATGTCCTGCAATTTCTCGTCGGCATCAGCCACCCCGTCCGTCTTGACGGCCCCGGCCACCCCGGCCACCCCGGCCGCCCCGGCCACCCCCGCCGCTCCGGCCACCCCGTGGAAGAAGACGGCATCCAGGTGCCGGGATGGTGGTGCGCACCCGACCGGTACCTCGTCCCGCGCGACCGCCAGGAGTTCCCGAGAGGTGACTTCAACGTCGGTGTCGCCCACGGGATCTGCGGCCCGCTCGCCCTGCTGTCACTGGCCCACCGCTCCGGGCACCGGGTACCGGGGATACCGGACGCCATCCGGCGGATGGCCGACTGGGTGCGGAGCATCGGCTACACCGACGGCCACGGCATGCAATGGCCCGGCCGGGTCGCCTTTCCGGGCCGCCCCGGAGAGCCTTCCCGGCGCCGCTCCTCCGCGCAGGCGGGGGCCCGCAGCAGAGAGGGCTGGTGCTACGGGACATCCGGCATCGCCTGGAGCCTCCACCTGGCCGGGCAGGCGCTCGGCGACCACCGGATGACAGCACTGGCCGAGGAGGCGATCGGCGCCCTCGCACTTCGCGGCCACGACGGGCCGGCGTCCGACGACCCGGGCCTCTGCCACGGCCGTGCGGGCGTTCTCCACACCACCGTCCGCATGGCCGCCGCCACCGGACGCCCCGCGTTGTGGGCGGCGGCGGACGCCCTCGCCCGGGAGCTCATCGCGAAATTCGACGAGCGAACTCCCTTCGGCTACACCCAGGTTCTGCCGCCCGCACCCTCGCAGTCCGCGTCTTCGCAGAGCGCCGCGCACCGCGTCCACCACCCCGGACTGCTGGACGGCGCCACCGGAATCGCCCTCGTACTGGCCGACTACGCCGACGCCCGCCGGGGAGCCGCCCCCGCCGAGCGCAACGGCTGGGACGCGGCGCTGCTGATGGGCTGA
- a CDS encoding acylphosphatase — translation MMRRRVVVSGDVQGVFFRDTCRRLADEHGVAGWVRNLSDGTVEAVFEGEPEHVRKLVDWAHEGPPMATVNTVSVHEEEPQGLTGFEVRPTPGGFQDV, via the coding sequence ATGATGCGCAGACGGGTGGTGGTCTCCGGAGACGTGCAAGGGGTGTTCTTCCGCGACACCTGCCGACGCCTGGCCGACGAGCACGGTGTGGCCGGCTGGGTACGCAACCTGTCCGACGGGACGGTGGAGGCCGTGTTCGAGGGGGAGCCCGAGCACGTACGGAAACTGGTGGACTGGGCGCACGAGGGGCCTCCCATGGCGACCGTCAACACCGTGTCCGTCCATGAGGAAGAGCCGCAGGGGCTCACTGGTTTTGAGGTCCGGCCGACGCCCGGCGGGTTCCAGGACGTGTGA
- a CDS encoding mannosyltransferase family protein: protein MPASSPRLRRTHPPLATSPVAGPRALSAPARTTGTTIGGGTTLPGGTAAPGGGTAGDTGPAGHSPPTRPRPTRPRPTRRPGPESRRRRYVPGPADREVLWLYLLTRVGIWTTAYCTRWLFPDDRATHHAADALETWQRWDWGHFLHIASEGYFPGQAGPWRNGWDNREAFFPGFPLLLRAVHTVIPHWATAGLLISFVAGAVAVLALARIARLHLPDERAGRRAVFFLLLSPCAIFLAAGYTEALFLALALPAWLAAQRQNWPAAAALAALATAVRVSGLFLAAALAVHFAVTVRTRRQWRALPWLALPALPPLVYSGYLRMHTGDWMAWKHAEERGWYRDFHAPWEAWRNTWHAAFAESLPTGYALMSQAELLAMVVGLVLAWVLVRRRRWPEAVYVGLSLWALGTSYWYTSIPRATLLWWPLWVLLAGWSLREPRVKTVYVCLAAPLMTVFALTFLSGRWAG from the coding sequence ATGCCCGCTTCGTCGCCCCGTCTGCGCCGGACGCATCCGCCGCTCGCCACCAGCCCCGTTGCCGGACCTCGGGCCCTCTCGGCGCCGGCGCGCACCACCGGCACGACGATCGGGGGCGGTACGACGCTCCCGGGTGGCACGGCTGCCCCGGGCGGCGGCACAGCAGGCGACACCGGCCCGGCCGGCCACTCGCCTCCGACCCGCCCGCGTCCGACCCGCCCGCGTCCGACCCGCCGGCCGGGGCCGGAATCCCGCCGACGACGCTACGTCCCCGGGCCCGCCGACCGTGAGGTGCTGTGGCTGTATCTGCTGACCCGGGTCGGGATCTGGACCACCGCCTACTGCACCCGGTGGCTGTTCCCCGACGACCGTGCGACCCATCACGCCGCTGACGCCCTCGAGACGTGGCAGCGCTGGGACTGGGGGCACTTCCTGCACATCGCCAGCGAGGGCTACTTCCCCGGTCAGGCCGGGCCGTGGAGGAACGGCTGGGACAACAGGGAGGCCTTCTTCCCGGGCTTCCCCCTCCTCCTGCGGGCCGTCCACACCGTCATCCCGCACTGGGCCACCGCAGGCCTGCTGATCTCCTTCGTCGCCGGCGCCGTCGCTGTCCTGGCGCTCGCCCGGATCGCCCGGCTGCACCTGCCCGACGAGCGCGCCGGGCGCCGCGCCGTCTTCTTCCTGCTGCTGTCACCGTGCGCGATATTCCTGGCGGCGGGGTACACCGAAGCGCTCTTCCTCGCGCTCGCGCTGCCGGCCTGGCTCGCCGCCCAGCGGCAGAACTGGCCCGCCGCTGCCGCCCTGGCCGCGCTGGCCACCGCCGTCCGGGTCAGCGGTCTCTTCCTCGCCGCCGCCCTCGCCGTCCACTTCGCCGTCACCGTCCGCACCCGCCGCCAGTGGCGCGCACTGCCGTGGCTGGCGCTCCCCGCACTGCCGCCCCTCGTCTACAGCGGGTATCTCCGGATGCACACCGGCGACTGGATGGCCTGGAAGCACGCCGAAGAACGCGGCTGGTACCGCGACTTCCACGCCCCCTGGGAAGCCTGGCGGAACACCTGGCATGCCGCCTTCGCCGAGTCACTGCCCACCGGGTACGCCCTGATGTCCCAGGCCGAACTCCTCGCCATGGTCGTCGGCCTGGTGCTCGCCTGGGTGCTGGTCCGGCGGCGCCGCTGGCCGGAGGCCGTCTACGTCGGGCTCAGCCTGTGGGCCCTGGGCACCTCGTACTGGTACACCTCCATACCCCGCGCCACCCTCCTGTGGTGGCCCCTGTGGGTCCTCCTGGCCGGATGGAGCCTGCGCGAGCCGCGCGTGAAAACCGTGTACGTCTGCCTCGCGGCGCCGCTGATGACGGTCTTCGCCCTCACCTTCCTGTCCGGGCGGTGGGCCGGGTGA
- a CDS encoding DUF72 domain-containing protein: MTVLVGTSGWQYKDWRGVLYPHDEPQRLWLEEYARQFATVESNAAFYRLPEEKTFANWRDRTPDGFVMAVKASRYLTHIKRLRDPQEPVGRLMSRAAALGPRLGPVLLQLPPTLPADAGLLDACLGCFPAGARVAVEPRHSSWWTPEIRAVLERRGAALCWADRGSRPVTPLWRTADWGYLRFHGGRAEPGPRYGRQALTTWARRIADTWPERADVHTYFNNDTGGAAVLDAVHFARAVSATGRSVSRTPSGRGSAR; the protein is encoded by the coding sequence ATGACCGTCCTCGTCGGGACGTCCGGCTGGCAGTACAAGGACTGGCGCGGCGTCCTCTACCCGCATGACGAGCCGCAGCGGCTCTGGCTCGAGGAGTACGCGCGGCAGTTCGCCACCGTCGAAAGCAATGCCGCCTTCTACCGGCTGCCCGAGGAGAAGACCTTCGCCAACTGGCGGGACCGCACCCCCGACGGGTTCGTGATGGCCGTCAAGGCGAGCCGCTATCTGACGCACATCAAGCGGCTGCGGGATCCGCAGGAGCCGGTCGGGCGGCTGATGTCGCGCGCCGCCGCCCTGGGCCCCCGTCTCGGGCCCGTCCTGCTCCAACTGCCGCCCACGCTGCCCGCGGACGCCGGGCTGCTCGACGCCTGCCTGGGCTGTTTCCCGGCTGGTGCCCGAGTGGCGGTCGAACCCCGCCACAGCTCCTGGTGGACCCCGGAGATCCGCGCCGTCCTGGAGCGCCGCGGTGCCGCGCTGTGCTGGGCGGACCGGGGCTCGCGGCCCGTGACGCCCCTCTGGCGTACCGCCGACTGGGGGTATCTGCGCTTCCACGGGGGCCGTGCGGAACCCGGGCCGCGTTACGGCAGGCAGGCACTCACCACCTGGGCACGACGCATCGCTGACACCTGGCCGGAGCGGGCCGATGTCCACACCTACTTCAACAACGACACGGGCGGGGCCGCCGTCCTCGACGCCGTCCACTTTGCCCGCGCCGTGTCGGCCACCGGACGCTCCGTGAGCCGTACGCCGTCCGGGCGTGGCTCCGCCCGCTGA
- a CDS encoding lantibiotic dehydratase, which translates to MGGKSDVDFTCGEVALVRAAALPLPSDDAPARPPRPSARNPDEEGWLRRQVNRLAADPRLMEAVNLASASLAAEVDRVVAGERLRLKSLRRIAVSLTKYHSRMSHRPTPFGYFAGVGVAGFGAAPAREPVGGGRSVTRPDADWLDGVLATLLDIPAVWQCARLTANNLHTVRDGRLVLVDHHDRTGTQQWTGSVRHTRVVRHLLAAAALPTPFPALVEEGKREFPQAPGGAVENSIAQLVRGHFLLSELTPPPDCTTPLDHVCDLLHGVDHPTVRQLHAIRAELRFLDAASPDSRGARLTAVRARMRALQPATDVLQADLALDLRLTLPHEVAREAERAATVLWRTSPVHRGNPHLRDYHLAFLDRYGTDRPVPVLELLDEARGLGLPREDRQHGVPPSAAPAADAPARDRVLGELLMDAARRGSAEVVLDEEAVRALEPAERGPAPPSMEVGAELVTPGRDALCGGDFHLVLSPHAVSPLAGAVFSRFAPVLGDRSAGRIRDLARHTERTAPEDEIPACVAYRPRVARSGNVSAVPQWLSHRLPLGVGPALAKTADDLRLENLAVYADTDRLRLVDTSTGRRVRPLSYSMLRPSSGHLPYVARFLLEVGQEGQAFCAPWSWGSWASAPALPRVRHGRTVLCPARWLPDRALRAAADGGDEEWERQVGQWRQRWDVPRQVLLTKADHRIAADLDDPLHLMAFRDEVRRSPGLTVVEQFGGTAGRQWFRGPGGSHAAEFFFPVFARPTGRGTSRDTRHVRPAPVPVPPLTRGTDSGRGTRARLPGGAWLYAKIYLPRARQSEVLARHLAPLTDPGLLRRAGADLWFFLRYEDPAPHIRLRFHGRPESLWPVLLPELHSWAQARTEAGLLAKVVLDTYEPETERYGGPAALPHAERFFHADSESVVTLLAASSDQLGDPTLPAALGILDILTRLGSPEQALGWLSTPSVLAHRKDVPRAQKQAVAALLDPHGRPRPPAAADGRCAGWSTRGPALTGLREVLTAGEGDGDRTGRIALSLTHLHCNRLFGPRPEQELSAHVTAREALALWLGRKRHDR; encoded by the coding sequence ATGGGCGGCAAGAGCGACGTCGATTTCACCTGCGGGGAGGTGGCTCTGGTACGGGCCGCGGCCCTGCCTCTGCCCTCGGACGACGCACCGGCCCGGCCGCCGCGGCCGTCCGCCCGGAACCCGGACGAAGAGGGCTGGCTGCGCCGTCAGGTGAACCGGCTCGCCGCCGATCCACGGCTCATGGAAGCGGTGAACCTCGCCAGCGCAAGCCTCGCGGCGGAGGTGGACCGAGTCGTGGCGGGAGAGCGGCTGCGGCTCAAGTCACTGCGCCGTATCGCGGTGTCCCTGACGAAGTACCACTCGCGGATGTCCCACCGCCCCACCCCGTTCGGCTACTTCGCGGGGGTCGGCGTCGCCGGGTTCGGAGCCGCCCCCGCGCGGGAGCCGGTCGGTGGCGGGCGCAGCGTGACCCGGCCGGACGCGGACTGGCTGGACGGCGTTCTGGCGACACTGCTCGATATCCCGGCCGTATGGCAGTGTGCACGGCTCACCGCCAATAACCTGCACACCGTACGGGACGGCCGGCTGGTCCTGGTCGACCACCATGACCGCACCGGGACACAGCAGTGGACCGGCTCGGTACGCCACACCCGGGTGGTCCGCCACCTGCTGGCGGCCGCGGCCCTGCCCACGCCCTTCCCCGCACTGGTGGAGGAGGGGAAGCGGGAGTTCCCTCAGGCGCCCGGGGGCGCGGTCGAAAACAGCATCGCGCAGCTCGTCCGCGGTCACTTCCTGCTCAGCGAGCTGACCCCGCCGCCCGACTGCACCACCCCGCTCGACCACGTCTGCGACCTGCTGCACGGCGTCGACCACCCCACGGTCCGTCAACTGCACGCCATCAGAGCCGAGTTACGTTTTTTGGACGCCGCGTCACCGGACTCCCGGGGCGCCCGGCTGACCGCGGTCCGTGCGCGGATGCGGGCCCTGCAGCCGGCCACGGACGTCCTCCAGGCGGATCTGGCCCTGGACCTCCGGCTGACCCTGCCGCACGAAGTGGCCCGGGAAGCGGAGCGCGCCGCGACGGTGCTGTGGCGGACCTCCCCCGTGCACCGCGGCAACCCGCACCTGCGCGACTACCACCTGGCCTTTCTCGACCGGTACGGCACCGACCGGCCGGTCCCGGTGCTGGAACTGCTCGACGAGGCCCGGGGGCTGGGGCTTCCTCGCGAGGACCGGCAGCACGGTGTCCCACCGTCGGCCGCGCCCGCCGCCGATGCCCCCGCACGCGACCGCGTCCTGGGCGAGCTGCTGATGGACGCCGCCCGCCGCGGCAGCGCGGAAGTGGTCCTCGACGAGGAGGCCGTACGAGCCCTGGAACCGGCGGAGCGCGGGCCGGCCCCGCCGAGCATGGAGGTGGGAGCCGAGCTGGTGACACCGGGCCGGGACGCCCTGTGCGGCGGGGACTTCCATCTGGTGCTCAGCCCTCATGCGGTGTCACCGCTGGCCGGGGCGGTGTTCAGCCGCTTCGCGCCGGTGCTCGGCGACCGGTCGGCCGGCCGGATCCGGGATCTGGCCCGGCACACCGAACGGACCGCACCCGAGGACGAGATCCCGGCGTGCGTCGCCTACCGGCCCAGGGTGGCCCGTTCCGGCAATGTGTCCGCCGTCCCGCAGTGGCTGTCCCACCGCCTCCCCCTGGGCGTCGGGCCCGCCCTGGCGAAGACCGCGGACGATCTGCGGCTGGAGAACCTGGCGGTGTACGCGGACACGGACCGGCTCCGGCTCGTCGACACCTCGACCGGTCGAAGGGTGCGGCCGCTGTCCTACTCGATGCTCCGACCCAGCAGCGGCCATCTTCCGTACGTGGCCCGGTTCCTGCTCGAAGTCGGGCAGGAGGGGCAGGCCTTCTGCGCGCCGTGGAGCTGGGGCAGCTGGGCCTCGGCCCCCGCGCTGCCCCGGGTGCGCCACGGCCGGACCGTGCTCTGCCCGGCGCGCTGGCTGCCGGACCGGGCGCTGCGCGCCGCGGCCGACGGCGGGGACGAGGAGTGGGAGCGGCAGGTCGGGCAGTGGCGGCAGCGGTGGGACGTGCCCCGGCAGGTGCTGCTCACCAAAGCGGACCACCGCATCGCGGCCGACCTCGACGACCCCCTGCACCTCATGGCCTTCCGCGACGAGGTGCGGCGCTCCCCCGGGCTGACGGTGGTGGAGCAGTTCGGGGGCACAGCCGGGAGGCAGTGGTTCCGGGGGCCCGGGGGCTCCCATGCCGCGGAGTTCTTCTTTCCCGTCTTCGCCCGGCCCACCGGCCGCGGCACCTCCCGCGACACCCGGCACGTCCGCCCCGCGCCGGTGCCGGTCCCGCCGCTGACGCGGGGCACGGACAGCGGCCGCGGTACGCGCGCTCGGCTGCCCGGTGGCGCATGGCTCTACGCGAAGATCTACCTGCCCCGGGCCCGCCAGAGCGAGGTGCTGGCCCGTCACCTCGCACCGCTGACCGACCCCGGCCTGCTCCGCAGGGCGGGCGCCGACCTGTGGTTCTTCCTCCGTTACGAGGATCCGGCACCCCACATCCGGCTGCGCTTCCACGGCAGGCCTGAATCCCTGTGGCCGGTGCTGCTGCCCGAGCTCCACTCCTGGGCGCAGGCGCGCACGGAAGCGGGGCTGCTCGCCAAGGTGGTCCTGGACACCTATGAGCCCGAGACCGAGCGGTACGGCGGCCCGGCCGCGCTCCCTCACGCCGAGCGCTTCTTCCACGCCGACAGCGAATCCGTCGTCACGCTGCTGGCCGCGTCATCCGACCAGCTGGGCGACCCGACGCTGCCGGCCGCGCTGGGCATCCTCGACATCCTCACCCGCCTCGGGTCCCCGGAGCAGGCGCTCGGGTGGCTCAGCACCCCTTCCGTACTGGCGCACCGCAAGGACGTACCGCGAGCCCAAAAGCAGGCCGTCGCCGCCCTGCTGGACCCGCACGGCAGGCCCCGGCCGCCGGCCGCCGCGGACGGCCGGTGCGCCGGATGGAGCACCCGCGGCCCGGCGCTGACCGGTCTGCGCGAGGTGCTTACCGCCGGTGAAGGGGACGGGGACCGGACGGGACGGATCGCCCTGAGCCTGACGCATTTGCACTGCAACCGGCTGTTCGGCCCCCGCCCCGAACAGGAACTGTCGGCCCATGTGACGGCACGTGAAGCGCTCGCTCTGTGGCTCGGCCGGAAGCGGCACGACCGATGA
- a CDS encoding UDP-N-acetylmuramate dehydrogenase, with protein MFGASVRYRYGSVVITMDSVPPITPAGRAGSSSVAALRTRNGSQEKQEHMRVTHQAPLAPMTTLGIGGPAAALVELYDPADFPEFVALAGTFPGEPVCLGEGSNVLVGDAGCDSAVLRMSTKGIRMTGSTADGRVLVEVQAGHPLADLVGTTVAEGLTGMEMLVGIPGTSGATPVQNVGAYGQETADTLVEVTAWDWMLRRKVTMDAAACGLGHRTSVFKHSRRWTVLSLVFALRRSGLSAPVTYRTVAAELDVPVGSRVPLDEVARAVLTVRRSKGMVLGCSGTDDRSVGSVFLSPEISPAQADDLRARRAPVNRFPDGSIRVSASWLIRQAGFELRQPVVTGVRISSLHYTLVAEEGASAAGFTRAIDIVFQEVLHRTGVRLTSEVDFL; from the coding sequence ATGTTCGGCGCATCGGTGCGGTACCGGTACGGCTCCGTTGTGATCACCATGGACAGCGTCCCGCCGATCACCCCGGCCGGCCGGGCCGGTTCCTCATCCGTGGCGGCCCTCCGGACCCGGAACGGCAGCCAGGAGAAACAGGAACACATGCGCGTCACCCACCAGGCACCGCTCGCGCCGATGACCACGCTGGGCATCGGCGGACCGGCGGCGGCCCTCGTCGAGCTCTACGACCCCGCGGACTTCCCCGAGTTCGTGGCGCTGGCCGGCACCTTTCCCGGTGAGCCCGTCTGTCTGGGCGAAGGGAGCAACGTCCTGGTCGGCGACGCCGGATGCGACAGCGCCGTGCTGCGGATGAGCACCAAGGGCATACGCATGACCGGGAGCACCGCGGACGGGCGGGTGCTGGTCGAGGTGCAGGCCGGTCATCCGCTCGCCGATCTGGTCGGCACCACCGTCGCCGAGGGCCTGACCGGTATGGAGATGCTGGTGGGCATCCCTGGGACCTCCGGTGCCACCCCGGTCCAGAATGTCGGCGCCTACGGTCAGGAAACCGCCGACACCCTGGTCGAAGTGACGGCTTGGGACTGGATGTTGCGCCGCAAGGTGACCATGGATGCCGCGGCCTGCGGCCTGGGCCACCGCACCAGCGTCTTCAAACACTCCCGCCGCTGGACCGTGCTGAGCCTGGTGTTCGCGCTGCGCCGGTCCGGCCTGAGCGCACCGGTCACCTACCGGACGGTGGCCGCCGAACTCGATGTACCGGTCGGGAGCCGGGTGCCGCTGGACGAGGTGGCTCGGGCGGTGCTCACCGTCCGGAGGAGCAAGGGCATGGTGCTGGGGTGCAGTGGCACCGATGACCGCTCGGTCGGGAGCGTGTTCCTCAGCCCCGAGATCTCCCCTGCCCAGGCCGACGACCTGCGGGCGCGGCGTGCACCGGTGAACCGCTTCCCCGACGGCTCGATACGGGTGAGTGCGAGCTGGCTGATCCGGCAGGCCGGATTCGAGCTGCGTCAGCCGGTCGTCACCGGCGTACGGATCTCCTCCCTGCACTACACCCTGGTCGCCGAGGAAGGTGCGAGCGCCGCCGGTTTCACCCGGGCCATCGACATCGTGTTCCAGGAAGTCCTGCACCGCACCGGAGTGCGGCTCACCTCCGAAGTCGACTTCCTCTGA
- a CDS encoding 2-hydroxyacid dehydrogenase, which yields MTSSPESSSTAQPRPVRNVLAVVSPHVGGRAAGAALAGLFPGRARVTVVETTDEDPAALREAHLLITGLGPVTAGHLAAAPDLELVQCASHGFDYVDLDAARQRGIPVCNIGSSGAEKQNVAEQTFALMLALAKQLVPAHTALAEADWALPRLQQSITELSGKTLGIIGLGHIGEEVARRALAFDMDIVYAGPKPVAPETAARLGGARHLGLDELLRTSDYITLHAPLTERTRHLLDAERLALLKPTAFVINTARGALIDQEALADALAAGTLAGAGIDVFDPEPPTAALRLLKAPNVVLSPHVAGVTRETLVRIALAAVQNVLGHLEGEPLRDVVS from the coding sequence ATGACCAGCTCGCCGGAGTCGTCCTCCACCGCGCAGCCGCGCCCCGTGCGCAACGTCCTCGCGGTCGTCTCGCCGCATGTCGGCGGCCGCGCCGCCGGAGCCGCGCTGGCCGGCCTCTTTCCCGGGCGGGCCCGGGTCACCGTCGTCGAGACGACCGACGAGGACCCGGCGGCGCTGCGCGAGGCGCATCTCCTGATCACCGGCCTGGGCCCGGTCACCGCCGGTCATCTCGCCGCGGCACCGGACCTGGAGCTCGTCCAGTGCGCCAGCCACGGCTTCGACTACGTCGACCTGGACGCGGCCCGCCAACGCGGCATCCCGGTCTGCAACATCGGCTCCAGCGGCGCGGAGAAGCAGAACGTCGCCGAGCAGACCTTCGCCCTGATGCTCGCCCTGGCCAAGCAGCTGGTCCCGGCCCACACGGCGCTCGCCGAGGCCGACTGGGCGCTGCCGCGCCTGCAGCAGTCCATCACCGAACTGTCCGGCAAAACCCTGGGCATCATCGGCCTCGGCCACATCGGCGAGGAAGTCGCCCGCCGTGCCCTCGCGTTCGACATGGACATCGTCTACGCCGGGCCGAAGCCGGTCGCCCCGGAGACCGCGGCCCGCCTCGGCGGTGCCCGTCATCTCGGTCTCGACGAACTGCTGCGCACCTCCGACTACATCACCCTGCACGCCCCGCTCACCGAGCGGACCCGCCATCTGCTCGACGCGGAACGCCTGGCGCTCCTCAAGCCCACCGCCTTTGTGATCAACACCGCCCGCGGCGCCCTGATCGACCAGGAAGCTCTCGCGGACGCCCTGGCGGCCGGCACCCTCGCCGGCGCCGGTATCGACGTCTTCGACCCCGAACCGCCCACTGCGGCCCTGCGTCTGCTCAAGGCCCCGAATGTGGTGCTCTCCCCGCACGTCGCGGGGGTCACCCGCGAGACGCTGGTCCGCATCGCGCTGGCCGCCGTTCAAAACGTCCTCGGCCATCTGGAGGGCGAGCCGCTGCGGGACGTCGTCTCGTAA